One stretch of Acropora muricata isolate sample 2 chromosome 12, ASM3666990v1, whole genome shotgun sequence DNA includes these proteins:
- the LOC136893759 gene encoding rhodopsin, GQ-coupled-like: MTYEKPIFAKIFFSAITVIEALAGVFCNASILLLIARFKSFRTVSNLLLANLAVVDMLNAAINMPIHLVYTLLEPHLFRGTGFAVLITFLQRVFALLNLASMLVLLANIYFGISFNLRYHVWKSNKKAALCCFLVWLTCTLLAQLSCLPIHSIDLGDSPVGRYRAEIFKQGRQQFFTVALFFLFGGTLFLVLIVCSIRRNRNKVLKIMNLTDLQAKARMRNDLNSTKTIALTIAAFFLCYLPVLIYALVARLNGSKANFWFFYSSWLAHCFSTIVNPLIYYTRANRFRYALKQFLKDPLKNPKRRMQLNLANTTIHGYHNDRRNEAAFMASGANSSGEKAR; encoded by the exons ATGACTTACGAGAAACCAATTTtcgccaaaattttttttagtgCAATAACTGTCATTGAAGCCCTGGCGGGAGTATTCTGCAATGCGTCGATTCTTCTTCTAATCGCGCGCTTCAAATCGTTCCGAACAGTTTCCAATCTTTTGTTGGCAAACCTTGCTGTGGTTGACATGTTAAACGCAGCCATTAACATGCCAATCCACTTGGTCTACACGCTATTAGAGCCCCATTTATTTAGAGGAACGGGCTTTGCGGTTCTTATAACCTTCCTCCAACGTGTCTTTGCGCTTCTTAATCTTGCGTCCATGCTGGTTTTATTGGCAAATATATACTTTGGCATTTCCTTCAACCTGAGATACCACGTCTGGAAAAGCAACAAGAAAGCAGCGCTCTGTTGTTTCCTGGTCTGGCTTACCTGCACTTTACTGGCACAGTTGTCTTGCCTCCCAATCCACAGCATTGATCTTGGTGATTCACCAGTAGGTAGATATAGAGCTGAAATATTCAAGCAAGGAAGGCAGCAGTTCTTTACAGTGgccttattttttctttttggtggaACCCTCTTCTTGGTTCTGATTGTTTGCTCCATcagaagaaacagaaataaG gtcttaaaaataatgaacttGACGGATCTTCAAGCCAAGGCTCGAATGCGTAACGACCTTAATTCTACCAAGACCATCGCGTTGACCATAGCAGCATTCTTCCTCTGTTATCTTCCTGTCCTCATTTACGCACTTGTGGCCCGACTCAATGGAAGCAAAGCTAATTTCTGGTTCTTTTACTCTTCGTGGCTAGCCCATTGCTTTTCCACGATTGTAAACCCGCTCATCTATTACACGAGAGCCAACAGATTTCGCTATGCCCTGAAACAATTCCTCAAAGATCCCTTAAAGAATCCAAAACGACGAATGCAACTTAATCTTGCAAATACAACGATCCACGGTTATCATAACGATCGAAGAAATGAAGCAGCTTTTATGGCTAGTGGAGCAAATAGCAGCGGTGAAAAAGCACGGTAA